In one Spirosoma rigui genomic region, the following are encoded:
- a CDS encoding GNAT family N-acetyltransferase, which translates to MTSLYQFHEDLPPDPLLNGMLDLLAAVFKNQTQSGILADLMYQHARTPVLVGLALDADRVVGCKLGYERKPESFYSWLGCVDPAWRGHGIATELMHRQHDWCRQNGYRTIRTHTYNQWRSMLVLNIRSGFDIIGTVAGRRGLTIVLEKTL; encoded by the coding sequence ATGACTAGTCTCTATCAATTTCATGAGGACCTGCCACCCGATCCGTTGCTGAACGGAATGCTCGATCTGCTGGCGGCTGTTTTCAAGAATCAGACGCAATCCGGGATTTTGGCCGACCTGATGTACCAGCATGCCCGGACGCCGGTACTGGTTGGGCTGGCGCTGGATGCTGATCGGGTTGTAGGTTGTAAGCTGGGTTACGAGCGGAAACCTGAATCGTTCTATAGCTGGCTTGGCTGCGTCGATCCCGCCTGGCGCGGCCACGGTATTGCCACCGAACTCATGCACCGGCAGCACGACTGGTGCCGGCAAAACGGGTACCGTACCATCCGGACGCATACCTATAACCAGTGGCGATCCATGCTTGTCCTCAACATCCGCTCGGGCTTCGATATAATCGGGACCGTTGCGGGCCGGCGGGGGCTGACGATTGTGCTGGAGAAGACCCTGTAG
- a CDS encoding replication-associated recombination protein A, with product MNTDSTPLPERVRPRTLDDVIGQRKLIGPNGALRRAVDSGRLPSMILWGPPGVGKTTLALLLAEAVKRPFVALSAINSGVKEIRDVLSRPSGFFPPVVFIDEIHRFNKSQQDALLGAVEKGQITLIGATTENPSFEVNSALLSRCQVYILEGLSRDELVQVIDRAIAQDAFLRSKNITVASYDALLRLSGGDGRKLLNLLELVASAHVAADPLIITDEGVTSVAQQNIARYDKSGEQHYDIISAFIKSLRGSDPNAALYWMARMIVAGEDPVFIARRMLIMASEDIGNANPTAMIMASEAVQAIRAIGMPEGRIILSQVAVYLATSPKSNASYVAIDEAIALAEQTAHLPVPLHLRNAPTKLMKQIGYGKDYQYAHAHAGNFAQQNFLPDDLKGHKLYEPGQNAREQEIRRNLEKWWGSWYGY from the coding sequence ATGAATACAGACTCAACGCCCCTTCCTGAACGGGTTCGTCCCCGCACCCTCGATGACGTTATTGGCCAGCGTAAACTGATTGGCCCCAACGGCGCGCTACGCCGGGCGGTCGACTCCGGACGCTTGCCGTCGATGATTTTGTGGGGACCGCCGGGCGTGGGTAAAACGACGCTGGCCCTGCTCCTCGCCGAAGCCGTTAAGCGGCCTTTTGTTGCCCTGAGCGCCATTAATTCGGGGGTTAAGGAGATTCGGGATGTGCTGAGCCGGCCCAGCGGCTTTTTTCCGCCCGTAGTCTTCATCGACGAGATTCACCGCTTCAACAAAAGCCAGCAGGACGCTCTCCTTGGCGCGGTCGAAAAAGGGCAGATCACCCTCATCGGTGCTACAACCGAAAACCCATCTTTTGAAGTCAACAGCGCCCTCCTATCGCGCTGCCAGGTGTATATCTTAGAAGGTCTCAGCCGCGATGAACTGGTTCAGGTCATTGACCGGGCTATTGCCCAGGACGCTTTCCTGCGCTCAAAAAACATTACGGTAGCATCGTACGACGCCCTGCTCCGGCTATCGGGGGGCGACGGCCGGAAACTGCTCAACCTGCTGGAACTGGTAGCATCGGCTCACGTAGCTGCCGATCCGCTGATCATAACCGATGAGGGGGTAACTTCGGTGGCGCAGCAAAACATTGCCCGATATGATAAGTCGGGCGAGCAACATTACGACATTATATCCGCTTTTATCAAGTCGCTGCGTGGCTCCGACCCCAACGCGGCTCTATACTGGATGGCCCGGATGATTGTGGCGGGCGAAGACCCCGTCTTTATTGCCCGGCGTATGTTGATCATGGCCTCGGAAGACATTGGCAATGCCAATCCTACGGCAATGATTATGGCCTCCGAAGCGGTGCAGGCCATTCGTGCTATCGGCATGCCCGAAGGCCGGATCATCCTGTCGCAGGTGGCGGTGTACCTGGCTACCTCACCCAAAAGCAACGCAAGCTACGTAGCCATTGACGAAGCGATTGCCCTGGCTGAGCAAACGGCACACCTGCCCGTTCCGCTTCACCTGCGTAACGCGCCCACAAAGCTCATGAAACAGATTGGCTACGGGAAAGACTACCAATATGCCCACGCTCATGCCGGCAACTTCGCCCAGCAAAATTTCCTGCCCGACGACCTCAAAGGCCACAAGCTCTACGAACCCGGTCAGAACGCCCGCGAGCAGGAAATCCGGCGCAACCTGGAAAAGTGGTGGGGCAGCTGGTACGGCTACTGA
- a CDS encoding DUF2188 domain-containing protein, which translates to MPTILAGDSAKDSNAMPWTTKDYPDSLKNFMAPVRNKAIEIANALLADGSDEQRAIAIATAKAEEWALKRSIKVRKDNAPENKK; encoded by the coding sequence TTGCCAACCATTTTGGCTGGCGATTCGGCTAAAGACAGCAATGCTATGCCCTGGACAACGAAAGACTATCCTGACTCGCTGAAGAATTTTATGGCCCCGGTTCGCAACAAGGCTATCGAGATTGCCAATGCGCTGCTGGCCGACGGGAGTGATGAGCAGCGGGCTATTGCCATCGCTACGGCAAAAGCTGAGGAATGGGCGCTGAAGCGCAGCATCAAAGTACGGAAGGATAACGCACCCGAGAATAAGAAATAA
- a CDS encoding YetF domain-containing protein, protein MPDPVDPFDIQRILIDQFPWTYLGEVAFRTVFMFLVLLTALTISGKREVRQLSIYELVLVIGLGSAAGDPMFYHDVPLSSAVVVFVVMMSCYKLATYISDRNKRISEIIEGKPVYVIEDGRILIDNFDREDLGIDELFSDLRTAGIEQLGQVRVAILEPSGQLSVFQFEPSAVREGLPILPKLYDRRVDQIQTPGQYACRCCGSVMTFNEPTEKPVCPRCQQSSWVLSSKP, encoded by the coding sequence ATGCCCGATCCCGTTGATCCCTTTGACATCCAGCGCATCCTGATCGATCAGTTTCCGTGGACCTACCTTGGTGAAGTCGCCTTCCGAACGGTATTCATGTTTCTGGTCCTACTGACGGCTCTCACTATCTCGGGAAAGCGCGAAGTACGGCAGCTGTCGATCTATGAACTGGTGCTGGTCATTGGGTTGGGGTCGGCCGCGGGTGATCCCATGTTCTACCACGATGTGCCGCTGAGTTCGGCGGTGGTCGTATTCGTGGTGATGATGAGCTGCTACAAGCTGGCAACGTACATCAGTGACCGGAACAAGCGCATTAGCGAGATCATAGAGGGGAAACCCGTTTATGTGATCGAAGACGGCCGTATCCTGATTGATAATTTCGACCGGGAAGATCTGGGGATCGACGAGTTATTTTCCGACCTGCGAACGGCGGGTATCGAGCAGTTGGGTCAGGTTCGGGTAGCTATTCTGGAGCCGAGTGGCCAGCTGAGTGTCTTTCAGTTCGAGCCATCGGCGGTGCGCGAGGGACTGCCCATTTTACCGAAGCTCTACGACCGGCGGGTTGATCAGATCCAAACACCCGGTCAATATGCCTGCCGCTGTTGCGGATCGGTGATGACGTTTAATGAACCCACCGAAAAACCAGTCTGTCCACGCTGTCAGCAGTCGTCATGGGTACTCTCGAGTAAGCCGTAG
- a CDS encoding TolC family protein yields MKLTSCILFTLLAFPALAQQPQNAIQRVQQRTFTIATLPQPGEVLTLQQAIAQSTEKNYQVQINRSQEEISRNNYTKGNAGYLPVVTGNINSNGGLQNLDQTFLDGLRPRQIINGIFNRTTNLGLNVNYLIFNGYARSATYSQLNQLVQISTVTTRANIESTVASVATGYFDVVRQLQRLIALTQALDISRERLELARATYEVGTRSKVDFLSAQVDYNTDSAALLSQEQSLRNAKVLLNTLLVRDPQTEFAVRDTILVRPDLQLPILQQSLNTNNPQLVAAVLNRTLADVSVRLANAQQLPTVTAQAGYNYQFINNQGGFGVRNARNNGLTYVFQATIPIFNGYNLKRQIQNARVGTVIAQNQENDQRLQLQSALVQTHQAYQNSLSLLNLEVQNNKLANQNVDIAYDRYRIGNSNFVEFRDVQRNAINAQIRLIEAEYNAKAAEIELLRLSSTITQDLVQ; encoded by the coding sequence ATGAAGCTCACTAGTTGCATTCTTTTTACTCTGCTTGCTTTTCCGGCCCTTGCTCAACAACCCCAGAATGCTATCCAGCGCGTTCAGCAACGAACATTCACCATCGCGACACTCCCCCAGCCGGGTGAGGTTCTGACGCTGCAACAAGCCATTGCACAGTCGACGGAGAAAAACTACCAGGTTCAGATCAACCGATCGCAGGAGGAAATTTCCCGGAATAATTACACCAAAGGGAATGCGGGTTATTTACCCGTCGTGACCGGCAACATAAACTCGAACGGTGGGTTGCAGAATCTGGATCAGACCTTCCTCGATGGCTTACGACCCCGCCAGATCATCAATGGCATTTTTAACCGGACAACCAACCTGGGTTTGAATGTTAACTATCTGATATTTAACGGGTACGCACGTTCCGCTACGTACAGCCAGCTGAATCAGCTGGTACAGATCAGTACGGTTACCACCCGCGCCAACATTGAATCAACGGTGGCCAGTGTCGCTACGGGTTATTTTGACGTAGTCCGGCAGCTACAGCGATTGATTGCGCTGACGCAGGCGCTCGATATTTCCCGTGAACGGCTGGAACTGGCGCGGGCTACCTACGAAGTTGGTACCCGCTCCAAGGTCGACTTTTTAAGCGCCCAGGTTGACTATAACACCGATAGTGCTGCCCTGCTCTCGCAGGAGCAGTCCCTGCGGAATGCGAAAGTACTACTCAATACGTTGCTGGTGCGGGACCCGCAAACCGAATTTGCCGTGCGCGATACAATCCTGGTCCGCCCCGATCTTCAGCTACCCATTCTTCAGCAGTCGCTCAACACGAACAACCCGCAGTTGGTGGCCGCTGTGCTGAACCGAACCCTGGCCGATGTGAGCGTCCGGCTCGCAAATGCCCAGCAGTTGCCAACTGTAACGGCCCAGGCGGGGTATAACTACCAATTCATCAATAACCAGGGTGGTTTCGGGGTCAGGAATGCTCGTAACAACGGCTTAACCTATGTTTTTCAAGCCACGATTCCCATCTTCAACGGCTATAACCTGAAACGACAGATTCAGAATGCCCGCGTAGGCACGGTCATTGCCCAGAACCAGGAGAATGACCAGCGACTGCAACTTCAGTCGGCGCTGGTTCAGACCCACCAGGCGTATCAAAACAGCCTGAGCCTGCTCAATCTGGAAGTGCAGAACAACAAACTGGCCAACCAGAACGTCGATATTGCCTACGACCGGTACCGGATCGGCAACTCGAACTTTGTGGAATTCCGCGATGTACAGCGCAACGCGATCAACGCGCAGATCCGCCTGATCGAAGCCGAATACAATGCCAAAGCGGCAGAAATTGAACTGCTCCGTCTCAGCAGTACCATCACCCAGGATCTGGTGCAGTAA
- a CDS encoding DUF6962 family protein, which yields MIFSHILSGSILAGAGIGIFWHYFGRISLFNRLLWGFFLLTTSLAALIGVIQYAGYDLLEPLHRSMIVLSDSLGVVCVVTAVYALLNQRTLSLLSFLSTIIFGLFLFISLLLPDARVFTPIVPSMGILILMLLAVFALLQRNKRGLWVVLAAMSMGLATKADSFNNFIHPTDFYHYASALALWLFGKAAQRDNQRATR from the coding sequence ATGATTTTTTCGCACATTCTGTCCGGTTCTATTCTGGCGGGGGCGGGCATTGGAATATTCTGGCATTATTTCGGCCGTATTTCGCTGTTTAACCGGCTCTTGTGGGGATTCTTTTTGCTCACCACGTCACTGGCTGCCCTGATCGGTGTTATCCAGTACGCCGGCTATGATTTACTCGAACCACTGCATCGGTCAATGATCGTTTTGTCCGACAGTCTGGGCGTTGTCTGCGTCGTTACGGCCGTCTACGCCTTGCTCAACCAGCGGACCCTTTCCCTCCTTTCTTTCCTCTCCACGATTATTTTCGGGCTGTTTCTGTTCATCAGCCTGCTCCTTCCCGATGCCCGGGTATTTACGCCTATCGTCCCGTCTATGGGGATCCTTATCCTGATGCTGCTGGCGGTTTTTGCCCTGCTACAGCGGAATAAACGCGGTCTTTGGGTTGTATTGGCGGCCATGAGCATGGGACTGGCTACCAAAGCCGATTCATTTAATAACTTCATTCATCCCACCGATTTCTATCATTATGCCAGTGCGCTGGCACTGTGGCTTTTTGGAAAAGCGGCCCAACGTGATAACCAACGGGCTACTCGCTGA
- a CDS encoding amidohydrolase, translating into MKYSVLVLSTLFVTLSACSSKKKADLLVTNATVYTADSSFSTADAFVIKDGKFLAVGPAADLANDYEADSTADLGGQPVFPGFYDPHAHFLGLGQVLSQADLVGAGSYDEVIERLKTFYQQHPDITWLTGRGWDQNDWDSKVFPTKEKLDAAFPDIPVALTRVDGHALLVNSKALRLAQVTPTSKVAGGEVVLANAQPTGVLVDNAMQLVRRVLPRPSNADKAQMLLAAQRACVALGLTSISDAGISPDEINLIDSLQKAGKLKIRDYAMVSLGEPNLNYFLKRGPFQTDRLTVRAFKLYADGALGSRGACLRKPYTDRPDTGGFLLLSPEELERVTTLLYASNFQANTHCIGDSANHLMLNLYGKLLKGKNDRRWRIEHAQVVSPEDVVKFSQYSIIPSVQPTHATSDMYWATERLGPARVKGAYAFKDLMQQNSLIAFGSDFPVEHPNPMFGFHSAVARQDAKNFPAGGYQMENAVDRKSALLGMTRWAAYANFEDHLRGSIAPGKQADFVVLDRDIMTVPNPQLRDTKVKQTWIGGERVY; encoded by the coding sequence ATGAAATACAGCGTACTCGTACTTTCTACCCTATTTGTCACGCTTTCTGCCTGTTCGTCGAAGAAAAAAGCAGATCTCCTCGTTACCAACGCCACCGTTTATACCGCCGATTCGAGCTTTTCAACGGCCGATGCGTTCGTTATCAAAGACGGTAAATTTCTGGCCGTAGGCCCGGCCGCTGACCTCGCCAACGACTATGAAGCCGACAGTACCGCCGACCTGGGCGGTCAGCCCGTATTCCCCGGTTTTTACGATCCACACGCCCACTTTCTGGGCCTCGGTCAGGTACTCAGCCAGGCCGACCTCGTTGGTGCCGGGTCTTATGATGAAGTCATCGAACGTCTGAAAACATTTTATCAGCAGCACCCGGATATAACCTGGCTCACCGGCCGCGGCTGGGACCAGAACGACTGGGACAGCAAGGTATTTCCAACCAAAGAAAAGCTGGATGCGGCTTTCCCGGACATTCCCGTTGCGCTGACCCGGGTAGACGGCCACGCACTGCTGGTCAATTCCAAAGCACTTCGGCTGGCGCAGGTAACGCCCACCTCTAAAGTGGCCGGTGGCGAAGTCGTGCTGGCCAACGCCCAGCCAACGGGTGTGCTGGTCGACAACGCCATGCAACTCGTCCGGCGGGTGCTCCCCCGCCCCAGCAATGCCGACAAAGCCCAGATGCTGCTGGCCGCCCAGCGAGCCTGCGTGGCGCTGGGTCTGACAAGTATTTCGGATGCGGGTATCAGTCCCGACGAGATCAACCTGATTGATAGCCTGCAGAAAGCCGGGAAGCTGAAAATTCGCGACTACGCCATGGTCAGTCTGGGAGAACCCAACCTGAACTATTTCCTCAAACGCGGCCCTTTCCAGACCGATCGGCTGACGGTACGGGCGTTTAAGCTGTATGCCGATGGCGCACTTGGTTCGCGCGGAGCCTGCCTGCGTAAGCCTTATACTGACCGCCCCGATACCGGCGGCTTTCTGCTGCTGAGCCCCGAAGAGCTGGAACGCGTGACAACGCTCTTGTATGCGTCGAACTTTCAGGCAAACACGCACTGCATCGGTGACTCGGCCAACCACCTCATGCTGAATCTGTACGGTAAACTCCTGAAGGGTAAAAACGACCGGCGGTGGCGCATCGAGCATGCACAGGTCGTTTCACCGGAAGACGTAGTGAAATTCAGCCAGTACTCCATCATCCCCTCGGTGCAGCCTACCCACGCTACGTCAGATATGTACTGGGCAACCGAACGTCTGGGGCCTGCGCGGGTAAAGGGGGCTTACGCCTTTAAAGACCTGATGCAGCAAAATAGCCTGATCGCCTTCGGGAGCGACTTTCCCGTCGAACACCCAAACCCGATGTTTGGCTTTCACTCGGCCGTAGCGCGGCAGGACGCGAAGAATTTCCCGGCGGGCGGCTATCAGATGGAAAACGCCGTTGACCGTAAATCGGCGCTGCTGGGCATGACCCGCTGGGCCGCCTACGCCAACTTCGAAGATCACCTTCGCGGTAGCATTGCCCCCGGCAAGCAGGCCGATTTTGTGGTGCTGGACCGTGACATCATGACCGTACCCAACCCGCAGCTGCGTGACACTAAAGTGAAACAGACCTGGATTGGCGGAGAACGGGTGTACTAG
- a CDS encoding DNA topoisomerase IB, with translation MNLLELAHDPVQTAKAAKLRYMTDAMPGISRRRTGDTFTYVDPQGNPIDDDDTVARIRSMALPPAWERVWICPKPNGHLQATGVDTKNRKQYRYHTNWNAIRSETKFFRMVAFGESLPLLRARLDKDLKLRTLTRDKVIAIALSVMEQTLIRVGNAAYEKEYGSYGLTTLKDRHVKAEGGDVRFSFKGKKGIYHDITLHDKRLSKLVKACRDIPGKELFQYFDEDGSRCSIDSGMVNDYLKETMGDDFSAKDFRTWAGTVNALRLLVEMEPCDSEKELKKNVNTVLDEVSHTLGNTRTVCRKHYVHPQILEAYECQDLNPYIRQKARYRQTEPHGLDGVEKLLLKFLSDQVKNVVKDPKAKKALA, from the coding sequence GTGAATCTATTAGAATTAGCCCACGATCCGGTGCAAACGGCTAAGGCCGCTAAGTTGCGCTATATGACCGATGCAATGCCTGGTATCAGCCGACGGCGCACCGGCGACACGTTTACCTACGTCGACCCGCAGGGTAACCCTATCGATGACGATGACACCGTAGCCCGCATTCGCAGCATGGCCCTCCCGCCCGCCTGGGAGCGCGTCTGGATCTGCCCTAAACCCAACGGCCATCTGCAGGCCACCGGTGTCGATACCAAGAACCGCAAACAGTACCGCTACCACACAAACTGGAACGCTATCCGCAGCGAAACCAAGTTTTTTCGGATGGTTGCTTTTGGGGAATCGCTGCCCCTGCTCCGGGCCCGACTCGATAAGGACCTAAAACTACGGACACTAACCCGCGACAAGGTGATTGCCATTGCCTTGAGCGTGATGGAGCAGACGCTGATTCGGGTAGGCAATGCAGCTTACGAAAAGGAATACGGCTCTTACGGACTGACGACGCTCAAAGACCGCCATGTAAAGGCAGAAGGTGGTGATGTCCGGTTCAGCTTTAAAGGAAAAAAAGGTATTTACCATGATATTACCCTTCACGACAAGCGGCTGTCGAAGCTGGTGAAAGCCTGCCGCGATATTCCCGGGAAAGAACTGTTCCAGTACTTCGATGAGGACGGCAGCCGCTGCTCGATCGACTCGGGTATGGTCAACGACTACCTGAAAGAAACCATGGGTGATGATTTCTCGGCCAAGGATTTTCGAACCTGGGCGGGTACCGTGAATGCCCTGCGGCTGTTGGTCGAGATGGAGCCCTGCGATTCGGAGAAAGAGTTGAAGAAGAACGTAAATACGGTGCTCGACGAAGTATCACACACGCTGGGCAACACCCGCACGGTTTGCCGCAAACACTACGTACATCCGCAGATTCTGGAAGCTTACGAATGCCAGGATCTCAACCCCTACATTCGGCAGAAAGCGCGCTATCGACAAACGGAACCGCACGGGCTGGATGGTGTAGAAAAGCTGTTGTTGAAGTTCCTGAGCGATCAGGTCAAGAACGTTGTGAAAGATCCGAAGGCCAAGAAAGCGCTGGCCTGA
- the hemW gene encoding radical SAM family heme chaperone HemW, with product MHLYIHIPFCRQACHYCDFHFSTNLSRKSALVDALCAEIVLQKVYLPTNVLKTIYLGGGTPSLLTEPELQQLFDTINRHFTLAAGPDGEPAEITLEANPDDLTPEKLTMLRRYVNRLSIGIQTFDEATLRWMNRAHTATEAETCVRLARQAGFDNLSVDLIYGIPNRAASLWTIDLQMMLALDVPHLSAYALTIEPDTAFGRWEKTGKLPPADENLAAEQFEELTRALQSGGYEHYEISNFARPGHYARHNTAYWQRRPYLGIGPSAHSYNGHSRQYNIASNARYIADIGRGVLPATVEELSTADQVNEYLLTGLRTQWGCSLSELDELVGARFTHVRDRELAELYAAGWLLQAGDRLQLTEAGKLFADRVAATLFVE from the coding sequence ATGCACCTTTACATTCACATTCCTTTTTGCCGGCAGGCCTGCCACTACTGCGATTTTCATTTCAGTACGAATCTGAGCCGGAAGTCTGCACTGGTCGACGCGCTGTGTGCGGAGATCGTTTTGCAAAAAGTGTATCTGCCCACCAACGTACTGAAGACAATTTACCTGGGGGGCGGGACACCATCACTGCTGACGGAACCGGAGTTGCAGCAACTCTTCGATACCATAAACCGCCATTTCACCTTAGCGGCCGGTCCTGACGGGGAACCCGCCGAGATAACCCTCGAAGCGAATCCCGACGATCTGACGCCCGAGAAACTGACGATGTTGCGTCGGTACGTGAACCGGCTCAGTATTGGTATACAAACATTCGATGAAGCAACCCTTCGCTGGATGAACCGGGCCCATACGGCCACCGAAGCAGAAACCTGCGTCCGGCTGGCCCGGCAGGCGGGGTTTGATAACCTGAGTGTCGATCTGATCTACGGTATTCCTAACCGCGCAGCGTCGCTCTGGACGATCGATCTGCAAATGATGCTGGCCCTGGATGTGCCGCACCTTTCGGCCTATGCGCTCACCATTGAGCCGGATACCGCGTTTGGCCGCTGGGAAAAAACCGGTAAGTTGCCCCCCGCCGACGAAAATCTGGCTGCCGAACAGTTCGAGGAGTTGACCCGGGCCCTGCAGTCGGGTGGCTACGAGCATTACGAGATCTCCAACTTTGCCCGGCCGGGGCACTACGCCCGTCATAACACCGCCTACTGGCAACGCCGTCCCTATCTCGGTATCGGCCCGAGCGCCCACTCATACAATGGCCACAGCCGGCAGTACAATATTGCCAGCAATGCACGTTATATCGCTGATATTGGGCGTGGTGTACTACCCGCCACCGTTGAGGAGCTGTCCACCGCCGATCAGGTAAATGAGTATCTACTCACGGGTCTGCGGACACAATGGGGCTGCTCCCTTTCTGAACTGGACGAACTGGTAGGGGCCCGCTTCACCCATGTTCGGGACCGGGAACTGGCAGAGCTGTACGCAGCGGGCTGGCTGTTGCAGGCGGGGGATCGGCTTCAACTGACCGAAGCCGGGAAACTCTTTGCCGACCGGGTAGCGGCTACGCTCTTCGTTGAGTAA
- a CDS encoding Atu2307/SP_0267 family LLM class monooxygenase, protein MELGISSFGEITPDRVAGKAIHGHERVQQLLEEIKLADEVGLDVFALGEHHRPDFVVSAPEVILAAAASLTKRIRLSSSVTVLSSADPVRVFQNFASLDLVSSGRAEIMAGRGSFIESFPLFGYDLNDYNDLFTEKLDLLVAINRQEIVNWRGNHRADIANLGVYPRPYQESLPIWLAVGGTPASAVRAGKMNLPMTLAMLGGAPERFVPLVNLFRQSAQGAGHDVSRLPLAINSHFYAADQSQRAADELFPTYSDMMNRIGRERGWSPLGRDQFEFMRQQGPLLVGSPEQIVDRILHFHELFNNTRYLAQLIGGPQLPHAKILHAIELFGTKIAPAVRKALAVSEPSSTLAQ, encoded by the coding sequence ATGGAATTAGGAATCAGTAGTTTTGGCGAAATAACGCCCGACCGCGTGGCCGGTAAAGCCATACACGGGCACGAACGGGTCCAGCAATTGCTGGAGGAGATAAAACTAGCCGATGAGGTAGGTCTGGATGTGTTCGCGCTGGGCGAACACCACCGGCCTGACTTTGTTGTATCGGCACCCGAGGTAATACTGGCGGCTGCGGCTTCCCTGACCAAACGTATTCGTTTGTCGAGTTCAGTTACCGTATTAAGCTCGGCCGATCCGGTACGGGTTTTCCAGAATTTTGCCTCCCTGGATCTGGTTTCCAGCGGCCGGGCGGAGATTATGGCGGGTCGCGGGTCGTTCATCGAGTCATTTCCGCTGTTCGGCTACGACCTGAACGATTACAACGATCTGTTCACCGAGAAGCTGGATCTGCTGGTGGCCATTAACCGACAGGAAATTGTGAACTGGCGGGGCAACCACCGGGCGGACATCGCTAATCTGGGCGTTTATCCGCGTCCCTATCAGGAATCACTGCCGATTTGGCTGGCGGTAGGTGGCACACCTGCTTCGGCGGTGCGGGCGGGTAAAATGAACCTGCCCATGACGCTGGCCATGCTGGGCGGTGCACCCGAACGATTTGTGCCGCTGGTTAATCTGTTCCGGCAGTCGGCGCAGGGCGCTGGTCATGATGTAAGCCGCCTGCCGTTGGCTATCAACTCCCATTTCTATGCCGCCGACCAGTCGCAGCGGGCCGCCGACGAGTTATTCCCAACCTACAGTGACATGATGAACCGCATCGGTCGCGAGCGCGGGTGGTCGCCCCTGGGCCGGGATCAGTTCGAGTTCATGCGCCAGCAGGGCCCATTGCTGGTAGGCAGCCCGGAGCAGATCGTTGACCGGATTCTGCATTTCCACGAACTCTTCAACAATACCCGCTACCTGGCCCAGCTCATTGGCGGACCCCAGCTGCCGCACGCCAAAATCTTGCATGCTATCGAACTGTTCGGGACTAAAATAGCGCCGGCGGTCCGGAAAGCGCTGGCGGTATCGGAGCCGTCATCAACCCTGGCTCAGTAG
- the mtgA gene encoding monofunctional biosynthetic peptidoglycan transglycosylase: MNPQRPANTFRNPAPQQPRPKASHGATHRFKKTGRWQQARRFMRERPLLERVYWFFIKAFLWLFFGSIGYVIVLKYVPVWVTPLVVTRWMETIGTDEGSHVYKKWRPYEEISKEAALAVVASEDQAFPTHWGFDFDEIQDAIKENQRRERPRGASTISQQVAKNVFLWNGRSYIRKGLEVYFTALIELIWGKKRILEVYLNVAETGPMTFGVEAASQRYYKHSAASLARSEAARIAAVLPNPRVFSIGNPSSYIQRRTRQISRQMRALGGQQYIRNL; encoded by the coding sequence ATGAACCCGCAACGGCCCGCTAATACGTTCCGCAACCCTGCGCCCCAACAGCCCCGCCCCAAAGCGTCGCACGGGGCAACGCACCGATTCAAAAAGACCGGGCGCTGGCAGCAGGCCCGCCGGTTCATGCGCGAACGGCCGTTACTGGAGCGGGTTTACTGGTTCTTTATCAAGGCATTTCTCTGGCTTTTCTTCGGCTCGATCGGCTACGTGATCGTGTTGAAATACGTACCGGTCTGGGTGACGCCCTTGGTAGTGACGCGCTGGATGGAGACGATCGGTACCGATGAGGGTAGTCATGTCTACAAAAAGTGGCGCCCCTACGAAGAGATCAGTAAAGAGGCTGCCCTCGCCGTTGTGGCCTCTGAAGACCAAGCTTTCCCCACACACTGGGGATTTGATTTCGACGAAATTCAGGATGCCATTAAAGAAAACCAACGTCGGGAGCGCCCGCGCGGGGCAAGTACGATTTCGCAGCAGGTGGCCAAAAACGTATTTCTCTGGAACGGCCGAAGCTACATTCGAAAAGGACTGGAGGTATATTTCACCGCGCTGATTGAATTGATCTGGGGTAAAAAACGCATTCTGGAAGTATACCTGAACGTAGCGGAAACGGGACCCATGACCTTTGGTGTCGAAGCCGCATCCCAGCGCTACTACAAACACTCGGCGGCCTCCCTCGCCCGTAGTGAAGCCGCCCGGATAGCCGCGGTACTACCTAATCCGCGGGTGTTCTCAATCGGAAATCCATCCAGCTACATCCAGCGCCGGACCCGCCAGATATCCCGGCAAATGCGGGCGCTTGGCGGGCAGCAGTACATCCGGAATTTATGA